The following is a genomic window from Paenibacillus sp. FSL R5-0766.
AATCATCTTCATCTCACCTGTACCTGTAATCTCTTGCAGGTGACGCTTCCGAATAAGGGATTGGAAATCCGTAATGACCAGTAACGGAAGTTGTGGCATAAAAGCCCGAATGGCGTTTGCTGCTGACACCGCTTCTTCGGCAACTTGATAATCAACAATACAGTAACGGGCATTTTCCCAACTTCCCCGATGTGTTTCTATCGCAGAACCAGATGCTGAGTCCTCAAACCAGTTCCTGAACAATTGAATAATATTCTCATATGCAATACGACGTTTTCCATCCGAGAGCACGGTAATGGGTTCCATAGGTATAACCTCCAGTTGATTCTTATCTTTATTGTGCCAATTTTCGTTTAAAAATGTTTGTGCGTGAACATGAAAGAAGTGTTAACAAATTTCGTACTTCTTCACATTAAGTGTTAGAAAGGTCCCCTTCACTTCTGGATGATTTCGCAGATTCCTCACATTGATGTAAAATAGAGAAATACCCGTGTGATTTAATTTACGGGAAGTTATAGATGAATCTGGTACTATAGGAGGTTACACTGATGAATATTGTTTCCATTGAACCAACACCGAGTCCAAATACGATGATGTTACATCTCGATGAACGTCTGGAGGACGGAATTCGCAAAACATATACACTGGACAACGAACGATCTGCTCCGGCGTTCATTCGCCAGATGCTTCATATTCCCGGTGTAAAGAGTGTGTTCCACACAACAGACTTTGTCGCACTTGATCGTAAAGGAAATGCCGACTGGTCCGTTATCTTGGGCGAAGTCCAAAATCGCCTTGGACAGCAAGGCATTGATCTGGACTGGATTGAATCCGAAGATGGTTCAGGCGAGCACTTCGGAGAAGCACAGGTATTTGTACAATTCTTCCGAGGCGTACCGATGCAAATTAGAGTCAAGGCCGGGGTCAAGGAAGAACGAATCTCGTTGTCAGATCGTTTTGTCAAAGCCGTAACAGAAGTCGCCAGTGCAACGATGATCAAAGAACGCAAACTGAGTGATTACGGTGTTCGATATGGTGAATTGCCTGATATTGCACGTGAAGTCGAGCAGGAATTGGAAGCCGCTTACCCGCCGGAACGATTGGAGCAGGTCATCAAACAGGCGATTGAACATGGTACCAAATCCGAAGAGTTCGTCGAGCGCCGCCGTGAATTGGATGGAGCCGAACTTGAAGAGGCTCTGCGAAACGAGGACTGGAATGTTCGTTATGCGGCATTTGACGGCATGGAGCCTACGGCAGAAAGACTGCCTCTCGTAGCCCATGCCTTGCATGACAACAAAATGCAGATACGCCGCTTGGCTGTCGTATACCTGGGTGACATTCGTACACCGGAAGCGATGGAATTGCTGTATGAAGCACTCCAGGACAGTTCTCCTGCGGTACGCCGTACTGCCGGGGATACCTTGTCGGATATCGGTGATCCTGCCGCCACTCCAGCCATGACAGCTACGTTATCCGATAAAAGTAAACTTGTACGCTGGCGTGCAGCACGTTTTCTCTATGAGGTCGGAACTGAAGAAGCAGAGCAAGCGTTGCGAGTGGCAGCCGATGATCCCGAATTTGAAGTCAGCCTGCAGGCCAAGATGGCTCTGGAGCGGATCGAATCGGGCGAACAGGCCGCTGGAACGGTATGGCAGCAGATGGCTGGTCGTAACAAAAAAGAGGAATAGTCGTCTCTCAGACCTCACATCCAACAATTGTTATTGCACTGGAAAACCATGCGCGTTATACTGATTGTCTGTTTACTAAACAGGACACACGGTGTTAAGTTGTGTTGTTCATAATTTCATAGACAATAGATACACCTCATCCATTGATGGTGAGGTAGAGGTCGCGGGTGCGATCAGTACGCTGATGGAGGCGCTAAGGAGCCGCTTATGAGATCAGCCGAAAGGTGTACCCGCCGAAGCTTACTGGACGTTCCTTATACGGTCCGGTGAGCTGGGGCTGCTGTCGAAAGGCGCAGAACTGTCACGGAAGTACATTTCCTTTTATGGAGGTATGAATTCTTCTGTGTTGAGCTATCTTAATCATCTGGGACATGGTGCGGACATTGAAATATTAAAGACCGCAGGCTGATGCCTGTGGTCTTTTTGGTTATGAATTCAAGTATCGCAAACATCAGTATATCGAATGAAGGAGTGTTTCCATGCAAGACCGCAGCAACCCAACAACAACTGGACCTTCCCTGAAAAAAGGATTACGCGCACGCCATATGACGATGATCGCCCTCGGTGGCTCGATTGGTACCGGGCTGTTTCTCGCAAGTGGTACCGCCATCTCAACCGCAGGCCCTGGTGGAGCATTAATTGCCTATGCGGCCGTTGGCATCATGGTTTATTTCCTAATGACCAGCCTTGGTGAGCTTGCTACCTTTATGCCGGACTCCGGTTCATTTAATACGTATGCCGCACGTTTTGTCGATCCTGCTCTCGGGTTCGCCATGGGCTGGAACTTCTGGTACAACTGGGCGGTAACCATTGCAGCAGAGCTTGCTGCCGCTACAGTACTCATTAAATACTGGTTCCCCGACAGTTCGTCCATGTTATGGAGCTTACTGTTCCTCGTGCTGATCTTTTCCTTGAACGTGTTGTCCGTCAAAGGCTACGGAGAGTCCGAGTACTGGTTCGCCATTATCAAAGTCGCTACTGTTATCATCTTCCTGGCCGTTGGTGTGCTCATGATCTTTGGTATTATGGGCGGAGAGGCCGTTGGTTTCAGCAACTTCACCATCGGTGATGCGCCCATCCATGGCGGATTCTTCGCTGTGCTTGGTGTGTTCATGGCTGCGGGATTCTCATTCCAGGGTACCGAGCTTATCGGGGTAGCCGCCGGTGAAAGTGAAAACCCGCGCGAAAATGTACCTCGTGCAATTCGTCAGGTATTTTGGCGCATTCTGATTTTTTACATTTTGGCGATTACCGTGATCAGTCTGATCATCCCGTATACGCATCCGAATCTGCTCAAAGGTGATCTGGAAAATATCGGTGTCAGCCCGTTCACACTGGTATTTGAGAAAGCTGGCCTCGCCATTGCAGCTTCCGTCATGAATGCCGTTATTCTGACTTCTGTACTCTCTGCAGGTAACTCAGGCATGTACGCTTCGAGCCGGGTTCTCTATGCCCTTGCCCGTGACGGTAAAGCCCCGCGTTTCCTGGGCAAGCTGAATAAAAAAGGCATTCCAATGAATGCACTTTTGCTTACAACAGCCGTTGGTATGTTGGCATTCCTTGCCTCCCTGTTCGGCGATGGGATTGTGTACACCTGGTTGTTGAATGCATCCGGTATGTGTGGTTTTATCACTTGGCTGGGTATTGCTATCAGTCATTATCGCTTCCGTCGTGCATACGTTGCACAAGGCAGGGATCTGAGCGATCTGCCTTACCGTGCACGCTGGTTCCCGTTTGGGCCGATCTTTGCTTTTGTCCTGTGTATCATCGTGATCATCGGACAGAACTATCAGGCATTCACAGGTGATCAGATCGACTGGAGTGGAGCCATCGTTGCCTACTTGAGCGTACCCCTGTTCCTGGTATTGTGGCTCGGTTACAAATGGATCAAAAAGACCAAAGTGGTGCCGCTGCAGGAATGTGATTTCACACCTACGGATTCACCAACTGATAAGCACTAACGAAGAATCAGGTTGTTTCTGTCCTTTACGTTCTCATGTAAATGGTTAGTTTAACTTATACAGCTGATACAATTGACACTATATAATAATATCTCCCCGGGGCGTTGCAGTCTTCCTACTGTAGCGAAACGGGGAGGTTTTGTGTTGGATCGGCTCCCCCTTCGAACATTTCTGTACGTCCTTTCGTCCCTGTCCATATTTTGTATAGATCCGTAAGTAGAATAGAGAAAGGTATACTATTTTTCTTGGACAACGGGAGTTGATGTATAATGAAAAAATTCTCTATTCTGCTCGTTCTACTGGGCATCCTGATCATCAGCTTTCCTTTCCTGCGGGAAACGTATTATGACTGGCAGCAAACCCGTGTCATGAACGATCTGGAGCAATTGCAAAACGGCTTGTCTAAGCTTAATCACTCCTTCGAACAAGGCATACAGGATGTAGCTTCCGCCGAGCCGACTACGGATAGTACAGATACAGTGCAAGACGCCTCTTCGGATACGTTGGGGATACTATCGATTGACAAGATTGATGTCCGCTTACCGATTCTGGAAGGTGCAACGGAGGACAACATGAAGGTAGCTGCAACCCATCTTGTCGAAACCACTAGTATCGGTAACAAAGGTAATGCTGCCATAGCCGCTCATCGCGCCCACAAAAAAGGACGGCTGTTCAATCGTCTGGGAGAACTCCAGATTGGTGATTCTATGGAAGTCACCCTGGCAGATCGAACGATTATCCAATACAAGGTAGATCAGATATCCGTTGTGGAGCCAACTGACTTATCTGTGCTGGAGGATCCCGGGCTTGGACAGGTCCTTACCTTGATTACCTGTGATCCACTCGTCAATCCAACACATCGCCTAATTGTAAGAGCTATTGCAGTGAAACCAAATGTTACGGGGACCTGATCCTCCCTAAATATCACCAAAAAATACCCTCTAGCATATTCACACGTCGACGCTAAGTCTTCGTAGTGATTGCTAAAGGGTATTTCTATCTCACACGATGAATTTTAGATACTGCGTGTTTCGATCTAGCGATGAAGCTGTTGTCTGCGGCGGAAGTACATGAATCCCGCGCTACCTAGCGCCATCAGCATCATGCCCACAGCAGTGTAAGCCATTGTGCTCTCTTCACCTGTTTGTGGCAGCATTCCCTGAGATCCAGAATTTCCGTTTGGCTGTGATGCAGAATTTCCATTGCCCTGTGATCCATCTGTATCCGTTCCAGCAGGAGGTGCAAGTGCACCATCCCCATCCGGTGCATCTGTATCCCCAACTGGAGGTGCAGTATCGTCACCGTTCGAATCGCCTGGTGTCGGTGTCACTACCCCGGAATCTTCATCTGTCGGACTTTCGCTTCCTCCCCCAGACTCTGTAGGTTCAGTTACAACCGTGCCTGGAACCGACGGATTTGGTTTTCCTGGTTCCGGAGTTACTGGTTTCTCTGGATCTGGTGTTACACCCGTAGTAGGTGTTCCCGGATTATAAGGTCCACTAGACCCACCACCCGATACCGGGATAGCTTGATTCGTTTTTTCCACAACTACAGCTTCGGTTTGTATGTTCGTAATTTCAAATGGTACGGGTGTTGTTTCCAACATGTATCCGTTAGGCGCTTTTATTTCAACCAACTGATACTTATTGATATCCAAGCCTTCAAGTACAATTTCACCTTGTTGATTAGTTGTCAATGTAGCTTCATCCAGACCTGTTACCTTGTGGAACTCCCAATTCCCATTTGCATCCATCAATGCAGTTTGGGCCCGTAATTCAAATACAGCTCCTTGAAGGTACTGAGTTCGCCCCGCATTGGTTTTAATCAATTTCACAGAACGATCAT
Proteins encoded in this region:
- a CDS encoding virulence factor, which encodes MNIVSIEPTPSPNTMMLHLDERLEDGIRKTYTLDNERSAPAFIRQMLHIPGVKSVFHTTDFVALDRKGNADWSVILGEVQNRLGQQGIDLDWIESEDGSGEHFGEAQVFVQFFRGVPMQIRVKAGVKEERISLSDRFVKAVTEVASATMIKERKLSDYGVRYGELPDIAREVEQELEAAYPPERLEQVIKQAIEHGTKSEEFVERRRELDGAELEEALRNEDWNVRYAAFDGMEPTAERLPLVAHALHDNKMQIRRLAVVYLGDIRTPEAMELLYEALQDSSPAVRRTAGDTLSDIGDPAATPAMTATLSDKSKLVRWRAARFLYEVGTEEAEQALRVAADDPEFEVSLQAKMALERIESGEQAAGTVWQQMAGRNKKEE
- a CDS encoding class D sortase: MKKFSILLVLLGILIISFPFLRETYYDWQQTRVMNDLEQLQNGLSKLNHSFEQGIQDVASAEPTTDSTDTVQDASSDTLGILSIDKIDVRLPILEGATEDNMKVAATHLVETTSIGNKGNAAIAAHRAHKKGRLFNRLGELQIGDSMEVTLADRTIIQYKVDQISVVEPTDLSVLEDPGLGQVLTLITCDPLVNPTHRLIVRAIAVKPNVTGT
- a CDS encoding amino acid permease, whose amino-acid sequence is MQDRSNPTTTGPSLKKGLRARHMTMIALGGSIGTGLFLASGTAISTAGPGGALIAYAAVGIMVYFLMTSLGELATFMPDSGSFNTYAARFVDPALGFAMGWNFWYNWAVTIAAELAAATVLIKYWFPDSSSMLWSLLFLVLIFSLNVLSVKGYGESEYWFAIIKVATVIIFLAVGVLMIFGIMGGEAVGFSNFTIGDAPIHGGFFAVLGVFMAAGFSFQGTELIGVAAGESENPRENVPRAIRQVFWRILIFYILAITVISLIIPYTHPNLLKGDLENIGVSPFTLVFEKAGLAIAASVMNAVILTSVLSAGNSGMYASSRVLYALARDGKAPRFLGKLNKKGIPMNALLLTTAVGMLAFLASLFGDGIVYTWLLNASGMCGFITWLGIAISHYRFRRAYVAQGRDLSDLPYRARWFPFGPIFAFVLCIIVIIGQNYQAFTGDQIDWSGAIVAYLSVPLFLVLWLGYKWIKKTKVVPLQECDFTPTDSPTDKH